One segment of Salvelinus alpinus chromosome 1, SLU_Salpinus.1, whole genome shotgun sequence DNA contains the following:
- the LOC139533821 gene encoding rho-related GTP-binding protein RhoG-like encodes MQTIKCVVVGDGAVGKTCLLISYTTNAFPEEYIPTVFDNYSAQISVDGRAISLNLWDTAGQEEYDRLRTLSYPQTNVFIICFSIGSPSSHANVRHKWHPEVSHHCPGVPVLLVGTKQDLRGDTEAVKKLKEHGLTPTTQQQGNALAKQIGAVKYLECSALMQEGVREVFAEAVRAVLYPVTKKNDKKCVLL; translated from the coding sequence ATGCAGACCATAaagtgtgtggtggtgggtgaTGGCGCTGTGGGTAAGACTTGCCTGCTCATCTCCTACACGACCAACGCCTTCCCAGAGGAGTACATCCCCACCGTGTTCGACAACTACAGCGCCCAGATAAGTGTGGACGGCCGCGCCATCAGCCTCAACCTGTGGGACACGGCAGGCCAGGAGGAATACGACCGACTGCGCACCCTCTCCTACCCCCAGACCAACGTCTTCATCATCTGCTTCTCCATCGGCAGCCCCTCCTCCCATGCCAACGTACGGCACAAGTGGCACCCAGAGGTATCCCACCACTGCCCCGGAGTTCCAGTGCTGCTGGTGGGCACCAAGCAGGATCTGCGTGGAGATACGGAGGCGGTAAAGAAGTTGAAGGAGCACGGCCTGACCCCCACCACCCAACAGCAGGGCAATGCCTTAGCCAAGCAGATTGGTGCTGTCAAATACCTGGAGTGCTCAGCTCTGATGCAGGAAGGCGTGAGGGAGGTGTTCGCAGAGGCTGTGCGAGCTGTGCTCTACCCCGTTACCAAGAAGAATGACAAGAAGTGTGTTCTGTTATAA